Proteins encoded together in one Oikeobacillus pervagus window:
- the ytvI gene encoding sporulation integral membrane protein YtvI: protein MAKFFSKKRIAIILAILLIAVILYLVLPVSVPLITALVTAIILEPPIAFLHRRFHLERKWSVMIIFISFLLCIFFITYVVSTKVIGEAINLVEGAPQYINNISDLWIQYEDKLLKASEDLPKELVKEVSDTIQNFFTSFKDSIKQYLSIEKISSALADIPNYLVSFIVYLIALFLFMLDLPKIKEGFYRHLSDQTADKVHFMTSRLSFVIFGFLKAQFLVSIIIFIVSLIGLLFITPHVAVVMSLVIWVIDLIPIIGSIVILAPWALYYFIMGDITIATQLSILAAVLLIIRRTIEPKVMGSHIGLSPLATLIAMYLGLKLLGILGFIIGPLILILFSSAREAGIINLNYKI, encoded by the coding sequence TTGGCAAAATTTTTTAGTAAAAAAAGAATTGCAATTATTTTGGCGATCTTATTAATTGCGGTAATTTTGTACTTAGTACTCCCCGTTTCTGTTCCATTAATTACTGCGCTAGTTACCGCAATAATACTAGAGCCTCCTATTGCTTTTTTACATAGGAGATTTCACTTAGAGAGAAAATGGTCTGTAATGATCATTTTTATTAGCTTTCTATTGTGTATCTTTTTTATTACTTATGTCGTTTCTACGAAGGTAATTGGAGAAGCAATAAACTTAGTAGAAGGAGCCCCTCAATACATCAATAATATATCGGATTTATGGATCCAATATGAAGATAAGTTACTGAAGGCCTCGGAAGATTTACCAAAAGAATTAGTAAAAGAAGTTAGTGATACAATTCAAAATTTCTTTACAAGTTTTAAGGATAGCATAAAGCAATATTTAAGTATTGAAAAAATAAGTAGTGCATTAGCTGATATTCCAAATTATTTAGTTAGTTTTATCGTCTATTTAATTGCTTTATTTTTATTCATGTTAGATTTACCGAAAATAAAAGAAGGATTTTACCGTCACCTATCAGATCAAACAGCCGATAAAGTACATTTTATGACTTCAAGATTATCATTTGTTATTTTTGGCTTTTTAAAAGCACAATTTCTCGTCAGTATTATTATTTTTATCGTAAGTTTGATCGGGCTATTGTTCATTACACCGCATGTAGCAGTTGTCATGTCATTGGTAATCTGGGTCATAGATCTCATTCCTATTATCGGATCTATCGTTATTTTAGCTCCTTGGGCGCTTTATTATTTTATTATGGGGGACATTACCATTGCTACACAATTATCGATTTTAGCGGCTGTTCTACTAATCATTCGGCGAACCATTGAACCAAAAGTGATGGGAAGCCATATCGGATTATCCCCACTTGCTACATTGATTGCGATGTATCTTGGTCTGAAATTACTCGGGATCCTTGGGTTTATTATTGGTCCATTAATCTTAATTTTATTTAGTTCTGCACGAGAGGCAGGAATTATTAACTTGAATTATAAAATATAA
- the ctaG gene encoding cytochrome c oxidase assembly factor CtaG yields MPIGIFGFQALWSPFFIIALLFLTVVYFLITVKWRKDFKESKPLTKKQATYFVMGVILLYATKGSPLDLMGHIMFTYHMVQMALLFMIVVPLLMKGIPPWLWRAIINVPVVKPIFNLFTKPLIAVVLFNGIFSFYHIPLIFDTIKLSETMHGLYTFMLFVLAIFMWWPIINELGGKYELSGLKKVGYIFADGALLLPACALIIFASEPMYVTYSDASAWLQAMQLCVPVSTLEGLNLSGPELFSNMPVLEDQQLGGIVMKIIQEVVYGVVLARIFVEWYRKEGQKVDEIDSATIMQNNNPRVVK; encoded by the coding sequence ATGCCTATAGGAATTTTTGGTTTTCAAGCATTATGGAGCCCTTTTTTCATTATCGCATTATTATTTCTGACTGTTGTCTATTTCCTTATAACTGTTAAGTGGAGAAAAGATTTTAAAGAAAGTAAACCGCTTACAAAAAAGCAAGCAACCTATTTCGTTATGGGGGTCATCTTACTTTATGCGACAAAAGGTTCTCCGTTAGATTTAATGGGGCATATTATGTTTACTTACCATATGGTGCAAATGGCTCTACTTTTTATGATTGTTGTCCCGTTATTAATGAAAGGAATTCCTCCTTGGTTATGGAGAGCGATCATTAATGTTCCTGTCGTTAAACCTATTTTTAATTTATTTACAAAACCACTGATTGCTGTTGTCCTTTTTAATGGAATATTTTCTTTTTATCATATCCCCTTAATTTTTGACACGATTAAGCTAAGTGAGACAATGCATGGATTATATACTTTCATGTTGTTCGTTTTAGCTATTTTCATGTGGTGGCCTATCATCAATGAACTTGGTGGCAAATATGAATTGAGTGGATTAAAAAAGGTGGGCTATATCTTTGCTGACGGAGCTTTATTACTTCCTGCCTGTGCATTGATTATATTTGCTAGTGAACCTATGTATGTGACGTACAGTGATGCTTCAGCATGGCTTCAAGCTATGCAATTATGTGTACCAGTGTCTACTCTCGAAGGTTTAAACTTAAGTGGACCGGAGTTATTCTCTAATATGCCGGTTTTAGAAGACCAACAATTGGGTGGAATCGTAATGAAAATCATCCAAGAGGTTGTTTATGGAGTAGTGTTGGCTCGTATTTTTGTTGAATGGTATCGTAAAGAAGGTCAAAAAGTGGATGAAATTGATTCTGCAACCATTATGCAAAACAACAACCCACGCGTTGTAAAATAA
- a CDS encoding YlbE-like family protein — MRQDVMNYIRSKLELRQFLHQQPQWYRILSRHPEQLQQFEIQSMTFFERTIPQKVEKISNGLQWASMMMGMLQSFNQNTNTERTD, encoded by the coding sequence ATGCGCCAGGATGTAATGAATTATATTCGATCTAAATTGGAGTTAAGACAATTTTTACATCAACAACCACAATGGTATCGGATTTTAAGCCGCCATCCCGAACAGTTACAGCAATTTGAAATTCAGTCCATGACCTTTTTTGAAAGGACTATTCCTCAAAAAGTTGAAAAAATCTCAAATGGTTTACAATGGGCATCTATGATGATGGGAATGTTACAATCATTTAATCAAAATACGAATACGGAAAGAACCGATTAA
- a CDS encoding PaaI family thioesterase: protein MKDQQISDLFQQCLHTATDNEKVILHQLLLGFKEKIKEEGSYIGRLLRMKRILTETECEISIPVSELVHNSLQIVHGGITATILDSSMGSIANAVCPPSSSAVTSNLNIHYIAPGKGDFLNAKAKLLHKGSKTLIVEGEVEIIDSNTDTVKKIAHATGTFFILHPPTENKS from the coding sequence ATGAAAGACCAACAAATTTCCGATTTATTTCAACAATGTTTACATACAGCTACGGATAATGAAAAAGTGATTTTACATCAATTGCTTTTAGGATTTAAAGAAAAAATAAAAGAAGAGGGTTCTTATATTGGAAGGTTGCTAAGAATGAAGAGAATTTTGACGGAAACTGAGTGTGAAATTTCGATTCCAGTCTCTGAACTTGTCCATAATAGCCTTCAGATTGTTCATGGAGGAATTACAGCGACCATTTTAGACTCATCTATGGGTTCCATTGCAAACGCAGTCTGTCCCCCTTCTTCAAGTGCCGTTACCTCTAATTTAAATATTCATTATATTGCTCCTGGGAAAGGAGATTTTCTTAATGCGAAAGCAAAACTCCTTCATAAAGGATCAAAAACTTTGATTGTTGAAGGTGAAGTGGAAATCATCGATTCAAACACAGATACAGTCAAAAAAATCGCGCATGCTACTGGTACTTTTTTTATTCTTCATCCCCCTACTGAAAATAAATCATAG
- a CDS encoding cytochrome c oxidase subunit 3, with product MQVEEKFTPQTWPESPEKATMEGKNKFLGFWLFLGGETVLFASLFATYLALKDKVPSPDHALAKDLFELPLSFVMTMLLLTSSLTSVYAMYHMKNYSFKKMQLWLFFTVLLGLGFLGLEIYEFNHYVHEYNHTFTSSAFSSAFYTLVGFHGAHVIFGLSWIIALMLRNAKRGLSLYNAPKFYLASLYWHFIDVVWVFIFTVVYLMGMVG from the coding sequence ATGCAAGTAGAGGAAAAATTTACACCCCAAACTTGGCCAGAATCTCCTGAAAAAGCAACAATGGAAGGGAAAAATAAATTTTTAGGTTTCTGGTTATTCTTAGGAGGAGAGACTGTGCTTTTCGCCTCTCTCTTCGCAACATATCTTGCTTTAAAAGACAAAGTACCAAGTCCAGATCATGCTTTAGCAAAAGATCTATTTGAGTTACCGCTGTCATTTGTTATGACAATGTTGCTTTTAACAAGTTCATTGACTAGTGTATACGCAATGTATCACATGAAGAACTATAGCTTTAAGAAAATGCAGTTATGGTTATTCTTTACAGTATTGCTTGGACTCGGCTTCCTTGGTTTAGAAATTTACGAGTTTAATCATTATGTGCATGAGTATAACCACACTTTCACAAGTAGTGCATTTAGTTCTGCATTTTATACTTTAGTAGGTTTCCATGGTGCTCACGTTATCTTTGGACTATCATGGATCATTGCTTTAATGCTTAGAAATGCAAAACGTGGATTAAGCCTATATAATGCACCTAAATTTTATTTAGCAAGCCTTTATTGGCACTTCATTGACGTTGTATGGGTATTTATTTTCACTGTAGTATATTTGATGGGGATGGTGGGATAG
- the ctaF gene encoding cytochrome c oxidase subunit IVB — protein MVSQQSNSGNPRLNYEYRRKKNAEEMKGQVISFTLMIFFTVIAFVVVGLELSKWFVVPFILLLAAVQVGFQLYYFMHMSHKGHEAPSLFLWSAITVAFATILAFLTVVWI, from the coding sequence ATGGTGAGTCAACAATCTAATTCAGGTAACCCAAGATTAAATTACGAATATCGCCGCAAAAAAAATGCAGAAGAAATGAAAGGGCAAGTTATTTCATTTACACTCATGATTTTCTTCACAGTCATTGCATTTGTGGTAGTTGGATTAGAATTATCAAAATGGTTCGTCGTGCCGTTTATTTTATTACTTGCTGCTGTTCAAGTTGGTTTCCAACTTTACTATTTCATGCATATGAGTCATAAAGGACACGAAGCTCCATCATTATTTCTATGGTCAGCTATTACAGTTGCCTTTGCCACTATTTTAGCTTTCCTAACTGTTGTATGGATTTAA
- a CDS encoding YlbD family protein — translation MKKDDLHPSVMKFKKFMESHPKLKDEIKKRNSTLQDLYEEWYLFGEDDSHWLKYKENQQEINKDKVEDQNNKKTGWIENVLSIVKDMDPHQIQQHLQHLNEALGAVQGILSQFQTSEKAPQKAPDSVKTSHPFMFRKD, via the coding sequence TTGAAAAAAGATGACTTACATCCAAGTGTCATGAAATTCAAAAAATTTATGGAAAGCCATCCAAAATTAAAGGATGAAATAAAAAAAAGAAATAGTACCTTACAGGATTTATATGAAGAATGGTATTTATTTGGAGAAGATGATTCCCATTGGTTGAAATACAAAGAAAATCAACAAGAGATAAATAAAGACAAAGTAGAGGATCAAAATAACAAGAAAACAGGTTGGATAGAGAATGTGTTATCGATTGTAAAAGATATGGATCCCCATCAAATCCAGCAACATTTACAGCATTTAAATGAAGCATTAGGTGCAGTTCAGGGAATTCTCTCCCAGTTCCAGACAAGTGAAAAAGCTCCTCAAAAGGCACCTGATTCTGTAAAAACATCCCATCCATTTATGTTTAGAAAAGATTGA
- the ctaD gene encoding cytochrome c oxidase subunit I produces MSTLAQAQKKGFAATIWDFLTTVDHKKIGILYLIAGGIFFLMGGIEALLIRIQLAVPNNDFVSAGLFNEIITMHGTTMIFLAAMPLLLGFMNAIMPLQIGARDVAFPFLNALGFWLFFFGGLFLNLSWFLGGAPDAGWTSYASLSLDSPGHGIDFYLLGIQVSGFGTLIGGINFLVTIINMRAPGMTYMRMPLFTWTTFVASALILFAFPPLTIGIFMLMFDRLFGSNFFVVANGGNTIIYEHFFWIFGHPEVYILILPAFGIFSEIFATFSRKRLFGYSSMVFATVLIGFLGFMVWAHHMFTVGMGPIANAIFAVATMAIAVPTGIKIFNWLLTMWGGSIKFTTPMLWAVAFIPSFVMGGVTGVMQAAAPADYQYHDSYFIVAHFHYVIVGGVVFGILAATHFYWPKMFGKMLNEAMGKITFVLFFVGFHLTFFIQHFLGLMGMPRRVWTFLPGQGLETGNLVSSIGAAFMAAGVIVLLLNVVVTTAKGKRVGNDPWEDGRTLEWAISSPAPFYNFKQTPLVRGLDPYWLDKMEGRKGITPAEPLGDIHMPNSSFVPFVISLGFFIASFGAMYQFDDKPWGIPVLIIGLAISFGSMLYRSLKDDHGYHIHKEDLMEVDNKGVKA; encoded by the coding sequence TTGAGTACCCTAGCACAAGCACAAAAAAAAGGCTTTGCCGCTACTATATGGGACTTTTTAACAACAGTCGACCATAAGAAGATTGGGATTCTGTATTTGATTGCCGGCGGAATTTTCTTCCTTATGGGTGGTATTGAAGCACTTTTAATTCGTATTCAACTTGCTGTACCAAACAATGATTTCGTTAGTGCAGGATTGTTTAATGAAATTATTACTATGCATGGTACAACAATGATTTTCTTGGCAGCGATGCCATTGCTTTTAGGATTTATGAATGCTATTATGCCACTTCAAATTGGTGCGCGTGATGTAGCATTCCCATTCTTAAATGCACTAGGATTTTGGTTGTTTTTCTTTGGAGGCCTTTTCCTAAATCTTTCTTGGTTTTTAGGTGGGGCACCTGATGCAGGATGGACTTCTTACGCATCTCTATCCTTAGATTCACCAGGTCATGGAATTGATTTCTATCTATTAGGTATTCAAGTATCTGGATTTGGAACATTAATTGGGGGAATTAACTTCCTAGTTACGATTATTAATATGCGTGCTCCAGGTATGACATATATGAGAATGCCATTATTCACATGGACTACTTTTGTGGCTTCTGCGCTAATTTTATTCGCATTTCCGCCACTTACAATTGGAATTTTCATGTTGATGTTTGACCGCTTGTTTGGATCTAACTTCTTTGTTGTTGCAAACGGTGGTAATACCATTATTTATGAACACTTCTTCTGGATTTTTGGTCACCCTGAAGTTTATATTTTAATTTTACCTGCTTTTGGTATATTCTCAGAGATTTTTGCTACTTTCTCAAGAAAGCGTCTTTTCGGATACTCTTCAATGGTATTCGCGACAGTTTTAATTGGATTTTTAGGATTTATGGTTTGGGCTCACCATATGTTTACAGTAGGTATGGGTCCTATCGCCAATGCGATTTTTGCTGTTGCTACAATGGCTATTGCCGTTCCAACAGGAATTAAGATCTTTAACTGGCTCTTGACAATGTGGGGCGGAAGTATTAAGTTTACGACGCCGATGCTTTGGGCAGTCGCTTTCATTCCATCCTTTGTAATGGGTGGGGTAACAGGTGTTATGCAAGCTGCAGCACCAGCTGACTACCAATACCATGATAGTTACTTTATCGTTGCTCACTTCCACTATGTAATTGTTGGTGGGGTAGTATTCGGTATACTAGCTGCAACCCATTTTTACTGGCCAAAAATGTTCGGTAAAATGTTGAATGAAGCTATGGGAAAAATTACATTTGTATTATTCTTTGTAGGGTTCCATTTAACGTTCTTTATCCAACATTTCTTAGGCTTGATGGGAATGCCTCGTCGTGTATGGACATTCTTGCCAGGTCAAGGTTTAGAAACAGGAAACTTAGTAAGTTCCATTGGGGCTGCTTTCATGGCTGCAGGGGTTATCGTTCTATTATTGAATGTTGTGGTTACAACTGCAAAAGGTAAAAGAGTTGGAAATGACCCATGGGAAGATGGTCGTACTTTAGAATGGGCTATTTCTTCACCAGCACCATTTTACAATTTCAAGCAAACTCCACTTGTACGTGGTTTAGATCCATATTGGCTTGATAAAATGGAAGGAAGAAAAGGAATTACTCCGGCTGAACCATTAGGAGATATTCATATGCCAAATTCTTCATTCGTTCCGTTTGTCATTTCATTAGGATTCTTCATCGCATCATTTGGTGCTATGTATCAATTTGATGATAAACCTTGGGGTATTCCAGTGTTAATTATTGGTTTAGCTATTTCGTTTGGTTCTATGTTATATCGTTCTTTAAAAGACGATCATGGTTACCATATTCATAAAGAAGATTTAATGGAAGTTGATAATAAGGGGGTTAAGGCATAA
- a CDS encoding DUF420 domain-containing protein, whose amino-acid sequence MSLPILPTISTTFIVLSAITVAVGWVQIKQRKIETHKKTMFLAAIFALIFFIIYASRTIFIGNTAFGGPDDLKIFYTIFLIFHITLATTGAVFGIVTLLTGYKNNLVKHRKLGPITSIIWFFTAITGVAVYFLLYVLYKGGETTSVIKAILGF is encoded by the coding sequence ATGTCTTTACCGATTTTACCGACGATTAGCACTACTTTTATCGTTCTTAGCGCGATTACGGTAGCGGTCGGATGGGTACAAATAAAACAAAGAAAAATAGAAACACACAAAAAAACAATGTTTCTTGCCGCCATTTTTGCCTTAATTTTTTTCATTATCTATGCAAGTAGAACGATTTTTATTGGAAATACTGCATTTGGAGGCCCTGATGATCTTAAGATTTTTTATACAATCTTTTTAATTTTCCATATCACTCTTGCTACAACTGGGGCTGTTTTTGGTATTGTGACTTTATTAACGGGTTACAAGAATAATTTAGTGAAACACCGAAAACTTGGTCCGATCACAAGTATTATTTGGTTCTTTACAGCCATTACGGGTGTAGCAGTCTATTTCCTTCTATATGTTTTATACAAAGGGGGAGAAACGACATCCGTCATTAAGGCCATTTTGGGTTTCTAA
- the coxB gene encoding cytochrome c oxidase subunit II produces the protein MNTRQTKWRLFTLFAMLTLVLSGCGEPFLSALTPAGEVAKTQFDLMVLSTSIMVAVILVVVIIYVIAIVRFRRKKGDENKIPKQVEGSHTLEIIWTTIPIILLLILAVPTVAATFKLADTKAMDKKDADGNREALVVNVRASLYWWEFEYPDQKIVTSQDLVVPTDQKVYFNLKASDVKHSFWIPAAGGKMDTNVDNVNTFYLTFDADKAKEAGNLFYGKCAELCGPSHALMDFKVKAIPQDEFDTWLNDMKTAKEVKPTDSQAAQGKEIFDQKCLSCHAVSPQDGRPEAARTAPNLANFAERSRVAGILEHNEEQVKNWIRDPEKYKPANKMTGTYGQLTETEIDQLAAYLMSLKVQD, from the coding sequence ATGAATACTAGGCAAACAAAATGGCGTCTCTTTACGCTTTTTGCAATGTTGACGCTTGTTCTGTCCGGTTGCGGTGAACCATTTCTTTCCGCACTTACTCCCGCAGGAGAAGTAGCGAAAACTCAATTCGATCTAATGGTATTGAGTACAAGTATTATGGTTGCTGTAATTTTAGTAGTTGTTATCATTTATGTTATTGCCATTGTACGTTTCCGTCGAAAAAAAGGCGACGAAAACAAAATCCCAAAACAAGTGGAAGGAAGCCATACTTTAGAGATCATATGGACAACAATTCCGATTATCCTTCTTCTTATTCTTGCTGTTCCTACAGTAGCAGCTACATTTAAACTTGCTGATACAAAAGCGATGGATAAGAAGGATGCAGATGGTAATCGCGAAGCACTTGTAGTAAATGTTCGTGCTAGTCTATATTGGTGGGAATTTGAATACCCTGACCAAAAAATAGTTACAAGTCAGGATTTAGTCGTTCCTACAGACCAAAAAGTATACTTTAATCTTAAAGCTTCAGATGTAAAACACTCCTTCTGGATTCCAGCTGCCGGAGGAAAAATGGATACAAACGTTGATAATGTTAATACTTTCTATTTAACATTTGATGCAGACAAAGCAAAAGAGGCTGGAAATTTATTCTATGGAAAATGTGCTGAGCTATGTGGACCTTCACATGCCTTAATGGACTTTAAAGTGAAAGCCATTCCACAGGATGAATTTGACACTTGGTTAAATGATATGAAAACAGCTAAGGAAGTAAAACCTACTGATTCTCAAGCTGCACAAGGGAAAGAGATTTTTGATCAAAAATGTTTAAGCTGTCACGCAGTATCTCCACAAGATGGTAGACCTGAAGCAGCTCGTACAGCTCCAAACTTAGCAAACTTTGCTGAACGCTCTCGAGTTGCGGGAATTCTTGAACACAATGAAGAACAAGTGAAAAATTGGATCCGTGATCCAGAGAAATATAAACCAGCTAATAAAATGACTGGAACATATGGTCAATTAACAGAAACAGAAATTGATCAATTAGCTGCTTACTTAATGAGCCTAAAGGTTCAAGATTAA
- a CDS encoding CAP domain-containing protein, whose product MIILSIVLLIGIYTNKAIEKDELLENPVSKSPSKIDVQEKLYHPTNPAQLGERPTQGISMYIGKSSEEIIKVFGKPRRIDPSLYGYDWWIYNHNESYMQIGVENNKVVTAYVMGNQVDIAPFKIDQPVEEIFRKNFIDTEILITNQKGTYRFELSEDDLNIRPLVPLGEIYAQIYLDKLNGTLSSVRFMNKDVLIKQRPYEMVYHGELSDPYEPSDQDWDKIQEGAEKQVLDLTNIVRKRFELKKVKWDKGTANIALEHSKEMYEKEFFSHESPSSGNLGDRLKLAEIEFVQAGENIAVNYIDAPDAVEGWLNSEGHRKTLLEKEFTHLGVGVYKKYYTQNFIQKVSN is encoded by the coding sequence TTGATTATATTATCCATTGTTTTGTTGATTGGAATTTATACGAATAAAGCGATTGAAAAAGATGAATTATTGGAAAACCCCGTATCTAAATCCCCCTCAAAAATAGATGTTCAAGAAAAGTTATATCATCCTACAAATCCAGCTCAATTAGGGGAAAGGCCTACTCAAGGAATCTCCATGTATATTGGGAAATCCTCCGAAGAGATCATTAAAGTGTTTGGAAAACCAAGGAGAATTGATCCTTCTTTATATGGATATGATTGGTGGATTTATAACCACAATGAATCTTATATGCAAATTGGGGTGGAAAATAATAAAGTTGTTACTGCCTATGTGATGGGCAATCAAGTGGATATAGCTCCTTTCAAAATTGATCAACCTGTAGAGGAAATTTTCCGCAAGAATTTTATAGATACGGAAATATTAATCACGAATCAAAAGGGAACATACCGCTTTGAACTTTCTGAAGATGATTTAAATATTCGTCCTCTCGTCCCTCTTGGGGAAATCTATGCACAAATATATTTGGATAAATTAAATGGAACTTTATCGAGTGTTCGATTTATGAATAAAGATGTTTTAATTAAGCAACGTCCTTATGAGATGGTGTATCATGGAGAACTCTCTGATCCATATGAACCTTCTGATCAAGACTGGGATAAGATCCAAGAAGGAGCGGAAAAGCAAGTATTGGATTTAACGAATATTGTCCGAAAGAGATTTGAACTGAAAAAGGTGAAATGGGATAAAGGTACAGCTAATATTGCGTTAGAACATAGCAAAGAGATGTACGAAAAAGAGTTTTTTTCTCATGAATCACCTTCTTCCGGAAATTTGGGGGATCGGTTGAAATTAGCGGAAATCGAATTTGTGCAAGCCGGTGAAAATATCGCTGTAAACTACATTGATGCTCCAGATGCAGTTGAAGGGTGGCTGAATTCTGAGGGCCATAGGAAGACATTGCTTGAAAAGGAATTTACACATTTAGGTGTTGGTGTGTATAAAAAGTATTACACGCAAAATTTTATTCAAAAAGTTTCCAATTAA
- a CDS encoding YugN family protein produces MRFENTGLEDIKIDLQTLDHAMKSHQLIRAGQWDYERVTYDRKIQIKNDIYYLRIQGYAIEGNVDSRHATIQLITPILGKHYYPHGVEYGEDENFPSQLVKTCESVIESVKKELQQLAQ; encoded by the coding sequence ATGAGATTTGAAAATACTGGTTTAGAGGACATTAAAATTGATCTGCAAACTTTAGATCATGCTATGAAATCCCATCAGTTAATTCGTGCAGGTCAGTGGGATTATGAACGTGTAACATACGACCGAAAAATCCAAATAAAAAATGATATTTACTACTTACGCATACAAGGTTATGCAATCGAGGGAAATGTTGACTCAAGACACGCGACAATTCAATTGATCACACCAATCCTTGGAAAGCATTATTATCCTCATGGAGTTGAATATGGTGAAGACGAGAATTTCCCATCCCAGCTAGTTAAAACATGCGAATCTGTCATTGAAAGTGTAAAAAAAGAGTTACAACAATTAGCACAATAA